One Thioclava electrotropha DNA segment encodes these proteins:
- a CDS encoding plasmid recombination protein: MEKAKNLIVLRFKRVSTNGLGGIEAHGKRQGETPHVDPSRTGLNYFPVGHADLRKIADARIVNIQKRNIALKRESFKRRRRKSESEELDAAEESAGRNPKALAKVIGEAWDPKNEKPWVECILSASHDWFLDENGNQDPAKVAEFDAFAVGYLQKEFGTELIYARIDADERTRHLSAVIAPEAREKRTKRYILSHAQHHLFGQVEEITVAGENGQEEQWERRSYELFQDRVADYAKSQGLGLKRGQQRAARERKKRMAGKQVIKVRNVSPSRGRELAEVLVGEGEAHRKKSLDELDAARKRIRRAEAREQAKLEAKLAAVELGLDMLETGEISYRPAREGKHEGITMVGGKINEAKADGIRTLLEPGQKWLLGIARRFFTFQQTMNTKTAEFQREAAEQRRRSRVLTDEEARSAVRLPSTIREIIHGIARGALRSRAANYSEDDFLGAIPVASDDPKDVEPHLAACDGMNNSEIRAAWLATADARILCDESPKLQHAYMNGCGLLLAVAEARGLDLNSGVHSPGQATDPTKAHLHTDSVPKPIRVKWKTRIRERVRG, translated from the coding sequence ATGGAAAAGGCGAAAAACCTCATCGTGCTGCGCTTTAAGAGGGTCAGCACAAACGGTCTTGGCGGGATCGAGGCGCATGGCAAGCGGCAGGGTGAGACGCCACATGTTGACCCATCACGGACCGGCCTGAACTACTTTCCGGTTGGCCACGCCGATCTCCGGAAGATCGCAGATGCGCGGATCGTCAACATTCAGAAGCGCAACATCGCTCTCAAACGCGAGTCGTTTAAGCGTCGACGCAGGAAGTCCGAAAGCGAAGAACTTGATGCGGCGGAGGAATCCGCGGGCAGAAACCCCAAAGCGCTGGCAAAGGTCATTGGCGAGGCATGGGATCCGAAGAACGAGAAGCCATGGGTCGAGTGTATTCTTTCGGCGTCCCACGACTGGTTTCTTGATGAGAACGGCAATCAGGATCCGGCAAAAGTCGCTGAGTTCGACGCCTTCGCAGTCGGTTATCTTCAAAAGGAATTTGGCACTGAACTGATCTACGCGCGGATCGACGCTGACGAAAGGACGCGCCATTTGTCCGCCGTGATTGCGCCGGAGGCACGTGAGAAGCGGACGAAGCGATACATACTCAGCCATGCGCAGCATCACCTATTCGGTCAAGTTGAAGAGATCACGGTTGCCGGTGAAAATGGGCAGGAAGAGCAATGGGAGCGCCGAAGCTATGAGCTCTTTCAAGATCGAGTCGCTGATTACGCAAAATCACAAGGTCTTGGTCTGAAGCGCGGCCAGCAAAGGGCCGCCCGAGAGCGCAAGAAGCGGATGGCTGGCAAGCAAGTCATCAAGGTTCGCAATGTCTCCCCCTCCCGCGGCCGTGAGCTCGCGGAGGTTCTCGTTGGCGAGGGAGAAGCTCACCGAAAAAAGAGCCTCGACGAACTCGATGCGGCGCGCAAGCGCATACGCCGAGCTGAGGCGAGGGAGCAGGCAAAGCTGGAAGCCAAATTGGCTGCCGTCGAGCTTGGCCTCGATATGCTGGAGACAGGAGAAATCAGCTATCGCCCGGCGAGGGAGGGTAAACATGAGGGCATCACTATGGTCGGCGGAAAGATTAACGAGGCCAAGGCGGATGGTATCCGGACGCTCCTTGAACCTGGCCAAAAGTGGCTACTCGGCATTGCTCGTCGCTTCTTCACCTTCCAGCAGACCATGAATACGAAGACTGCGGAATTTCAGCGGGAGGCAGCCGAACAGCGGCGCCGATCGCGGGTTCTTACCGACGAAGAGGCGCGCAGTGCCGTGCGTCTCCCATCGACAATCCGCGAGATCATTCATGGGATCGCCCGAGGGGCTCTGCGATCCCGTGCTGCAAATTATTCAGAAGACGATTTTCTCGGTGCGATCCCTGTCGCGTCAGACGATCCAAAGGACGTCGAACCGCACTTGGCTGCGTGTGACGGAATGAATAATTCAGAGATCCGCGCTGCCTGGCTCGCGACGGCCGACGCGCGCATACTTTGCGACGAGAGCCCAAAGCTGCAGCATGCATACATGAACGGCTGCGGGCTGCTGCTTGCAGTGGCAGAGGCTCGGGGCCTTGACCTGAATTCGGGTGTGCATTCTCCCGGTCAGGCGACCGACCCTACGAAGGCCCATCTGCATACCGACTCCGTCCCGAAACCGATCCGTGTAAAGTGGAAAACCCGGATCCGCGAGCGGGTCCGGGGATGA
- a CDS encoding DNA-binding protein, with amino-acid sequence MAKRTPSAAVRKRILAAVREVEKTGTVTNQSVLKYLQDNKQGASMSDVQTIVKEYREEAEAHAATMSAVPPMPDEVVEMNMKMWSLIWKKADEPVAAIKAYYAAELEKRNLFDAERESDMLIVEADLDAATDRAEKAEAALAEVKESLVNARMEIARLEGRLAERLSFKFISPNELNGEVSDGLRKGENQDDAALAEVALRCEDTEQLDMFGGGPVDTSRNAGANDVAAE; translated from the coding sequence ATGGCCAAACGAACACCCAGCGCCGCTGTCCGTAAACGTATCTTGGCGGCCGTCCGAGAAGTCGAAAAGACGGGAACGGTTACGAATCAGAGTGTGCTAAAATATCTTCAAGACAACAAACAGGGCGCGTCGATGTCAGACGTCCAGACCATCGTGAAAGAATATCGGGAGGAGGCCGAGGCGCATGCAGCAACTATGTCCGCTGTTCCGCCCATGCCCGATGAAGTGGTCGAGATGAATATGAAGATGTGGAGCTTGATTTGGAAGAAAGCTGATGAGCCCGTCGCGGCCATCAAAGCTTACTATGCCGCCGAATTGGAGAAGCGAAACCTATTCGACGCGGAACGCGAAAGCGACATGCTGATTGTGGAAGCTGACCTCGACGCCGCGACCGACCGTGCCGAGAAGGCCGAAGCGGCGCTCGCTGAAGTGAAGGAGAGCTTAGTGAATGCGAGGATGGAGATCGCACGGCTCGAGGGCCGTCTGGCCGAGCGGCTTTCCTTCAAATTTATTTCACCTAATGAGCTCAACGGGGAAGTATCTGATGGTCTTCGCAAGGGGGAGAACCAAGATGATGCTGCGTTAGCGGAAGTGGCCCTTAGGTGTGAAGATACGGAACAACTCGACATGTTCGGCGGTGGCCCCGTTGACACGTCACGCAACGCTGGAGCGAATGACGTCGCTGCCGAGTAG